A single region of the Aurantiacibacter sp. MUD11 genome encodes:
- a CDS encoding cysteine hydrolase family protein, whose protein sequence is MPHTTDHHEILDRVSEERGGTRNVRLAIDPRRTAQLVIDMQNGFVEEGAPVEVPAARDVAEPINRISKALREAGGLNVFVQYTTPGPDDPSWSTFYERFGPAAGTHKAAFQRGSHYWQLWPALEVEDGDIAVEKQRFSAFFPGASNLHEILQERGIDTVIVTGTMTNCCCESTARDAMQANYRVIFAPDANGASTEHEHAATLHTMGRIFADLWSSDELVALIEAAKAPA, encoded by the coding sequence CTCGATCGCGTGTCCGAGGAACGCGGCGGAACGCGCAATGTCCGCCTGGCGATAGACCCGCGCCGCACGGCGCAGCTGGTCATCGACATGCAGAACGGCTTCGTCGAGGAAGGCGCGCCGGTAGAAGTGCCTGCGGCCCGCGACGTGGCCGAACCGATCAATCGCATCTCGAAAGCCCTGCGCGAAGCGGGCGGGCTGAACGTCTTCGTCCAGTACACCACGCCGGGACCGGACGATCCCAGCTGGTCGACTTTCTACGAGCGGTTCGGTCCTGCGGCAGGCACGCACAAGGCCGCCTTCCAGCGCGGTTCGCACTACTGGCAGCTATGGCCCGCGCTGGAGGTGGAGGATGGCGATATCGCGGTGGAGAAGCAGCGCTTCAGCGCCTTCTTCCCCGGCGCGTCCAACCTCCACGAAATCCTGCAGGAACGCGGCATCGACACGGTGATCGTCACCGGCACCATGACCAATTGCTGCTGCGAAAGCACCGCGCGCGATGCCATGCAGGCGAATTACCGGGTGATCTTCGCGCCCGATGCCAATGGTGCCTCGACCGAGCACGAGCATGCCGCCACCCTGCATACCATGGGGCGGATCTTCGCCGACCTGTGGTCGAGCGACGAGCTGGTCGCGTTGATCGAGGCAGCGAAGGCCCCGGCCTGA
- the grpE gene encoding nucleotide exchange factor GrpE, which translates to MSDNDTNRDEAVEKELEGVPEEFLEKSDAETVEEDTSSLDQALDRLRDDLETAKQEVLYAKAETQNVRRRLEKDIQDARNYGATGFARDVLSVADNLARAIDAVPEDLREDSKFKGLVTGIQATQRELDKVFSQHGISRIAAMGLPLDPNQHQAMMEVPTNDAEPGTIVQEMQAGYMIKDRLLRPAMVGVAKKPD; encoded by the coding sequence ATGAGCGACAACGATACGAACCGTGACGAAGCGGTTGAAAAGGAACTCGAGGGCGTGCCCGAGGAATTTCTCGAGAAGAGCGATGCCGAGACTGTCGAGGAAGACACCAGCAGCCTCGACCAGGCGCTCGACCGCCTTCGCGACGATCTGGAAACTGCCAAGCAGGAAGTTCTCTACGCCAAGGCAGAGACGCAGAACGTTCGCCGCCGCCTGGAAAAGGACATCCAGGATGCCCGCAACTATGGCGCCACCGGCTTTGCCCGCGACGTGCTGAGCGTGGCCGATAACCTGGCGCGCGCCATCGACGCGGTGCCGGAAGACCTGCGCGAGGACAGCAAGTTCAAGGGTCTCGTCACCGGCATCCAGGCGACGCAACGCGAGCTGGACAAGGTGTTCAGCCAGCACGGCATCAGCCGCATCGCAGCCATGGGCCTGCCGCTGGATCCGAACCAGCACCAGGCGATGATGGAAGTGCCCACGAATGACGCCGAGCCCGGCACCATCGTGCAGGAAATGCAGGCCGGCTACATGATCAAGGACCGCCTGCTGCGTCCCGCCATGGTGGGCGTGGCCAAGAAGCCGGACTAA